The Tropicibacter oceani DNA segment CGTCACCTTCAGCCCGCTGTTCGACTACAGCCCGGTCTTTGTTGCGGCCTCGTCGCATCCCTTGGCCGAAAAACCCTATATCGATGCCGAGGATTTTCGCGGTCAGACGCTGATCACCTATCCGGTGGACCGCTCGCGGCTGGATATCTTCAACCAGCTTCTGACCCCGGCCAAGGTCGAACCGGCCGCGATCCGGCAGGTTGAACTGACGGCGGTGATCCTGCTGCTCGTCGCCTCGAACCGCGGGGTTTCCGTGCTGCCCGACTGGGTCGTGCGCGAGGTGAAATACAGCTCAGACTATATCACCCGGCCGCTGACCAAGGATGGCCTGACCCGCCGCCTTTACGCCGCCACGCGAACCGAAGACCTGGAAAAACCCTATATGCAGGACCTCATCCGCCTTGCCGGGCAAGAGGCGCGGCGCCTGCAAAACGCCTAGGAACAGGCCGCAGTGGCCTGCGTGCGCGCCAGGTCCCAACGGTCCGCATAGCTCCAGCCCAGGGCGCGTTCGTTGGTTTCGGCCAGGATCTGGCTGGCCTTTTGCGAAAAGCAGGCGCAATCGACGCCCGGCAACTGGGCGCGGCAGTGGCCATAGCCGCCGTCACTGCCAAAACCGGACAATTCCGGGCTTTCCTTGATCTCCCGGGGCGTTTCCCAAGAGGTCAGCGGCGCAACCCGGCTGACCCCCGCAACAAAAAGCGAGCCACCGAACAGAACGGCAAGGGCAATGGTCAATTCACTGGTCATCCCGACCTCCTGCATTGCACGAGATCACTGTATCGCGCCGCACCCGCCGCGCGAAGGATTTAGCCCCTTGGATTTGAATCGAAAGCGACCAAAACGGGGCGCGGGCCGCGATTGGCGGCCCGGACCGGTCTTGCCTTGCAGCGCCGGCAGGCGCGTCAGATCGGCTTGATATCCGAGGCCATTTCCCGGCCATCGCGGCCTTCGCGCAGCTCGTAGCGCACCTTTTGATTGTCGGCGAGGCCGGTCAACCCGGACCGCTCGACCGCAGAAATATGTACAAAAACGTCCTTGCCGCCCTCATCGGGTGCGATAAAGCCGTAACCTTTGGTGGTGTTGAACCATTTCACGGTGCCGTTCGGCATAGTTCCCGTGCTCCTTTCCCAGTCCTGTTCAATTCCGGCGGCCCAGCAGGGTGCAAGGCCACCCTGTCACATTCGCCTTTCAGGAAAGAACAGGCCGTTTGGCACCGCACCGTTCCGTGACTGATCGTCGAAGGTCACGATCTTCAGATTTGCAGCAGATTTGTAAAAATCAAGCAAAACTGGCTCGTATTTCAAGCTTTCGGCCACTATGTGAACGCAAATGAAAGGAAAACAGCATGATCCTTTACGGCCTCAAGACCTGTGACACCTGCCGCAAGGCCCGCCGCGCGCTGCCCGATGCGCAGTTCGTCGATGTGCGCGATGATGGCGTGCCCGCCGCGGTTCTGGCCGATGCGCTGGCGCAGTTCGGGCAGGCGCTGGTCAACACCCGTTCGACCACCTGGCGGTCCCTGGACGAGGCCGAGCGCACTCTATCGCCCGCGCAATTGCTGGCGGATCACCCGACGCTGATGAAACGCCCCCTGGTCGTCGATGGCGACCGGATGGTTCTGGGCTGGGACAAGGCCGCGCAAAGCGCGCTGGGGGTCGCCTGATGCGCAACGCGGCACTGACACTGGGCATCATCGCGGGCGTTTTCGCCATGGTCATCGGCTTTTTCGGCTTTGGCTATACGGAACTGGCCCGCAGCTATGACGGGGTCGAACAGACCTTTGGCATGTTCGACAACCCGGACCTGGTGCGCGTCGTCTCTTTGCTGTCCCCCATGCTGGCGATCGCGGGCGGTGCGATGGCAAAGGCGCGGGCGCTTTGGGGCGGGATCTTGTTGCTGGTCTCGGCGGCGGGAATGTACCTGGCCTTCGGGTTCAACGTCTTTACCATGTTCCCGATCGCCTTCGCCGGCCTTGGCGGTGTGCTGGCCCTGGCCGCCGGCAAACCCGACGAACCAAAGGCGCATTTCTAGGCGGCCTTGGCGCCCATCCGGACCGCCAGCAACCGATCGACAGACAGCGCCCCGGCGCCCTTGACCACCAGCGTGATCAGCAGCAGCACCCAGAACGCCCGCTGATCCAGGATCAGGCTGTCGGAGGCGCGGTCGAACCATGCACCCAGTGTGCCCGGGTGACCAATCCCGCCATGGCCGTAAAGGTCGGTCAGGCTCTGCACCACGACAAAGCCGATCATCCCCAGCGCCGCCAGCCGGGTGAACAGCCCGATCACGATCATCAGCGGCAACAGGAATTCCGCCCAGGTCCCGGCCACAACCACCAGCCAGTGAAACACCGACAGCTGCGAGACGTCGTAGGTCACCGCCTCCATCGCCTTGGGAAAGATCTGCGCATAGGCTCCGGTCGACGGCCGCAAAAAGCCCAGCAGACCATCGCCCAGCTTGGTCATCCCCGAGGCCCAGAAATAGCCCAGCAAGGTCGCCGCAAAGACAAAGCGCGCCAACAGCGGCAGCAGCCCGCTGCCCAGACGTTCAATGGCGGCAAAAACGCGGCCGTGCAGGGTGATGATCCGGTCCATGGCGATGGCTCCTCAGTGATGTGTTTCGATGTCGCTCAGCGCGCCCGCGCGCAGCAGCAGGCCCAGCGTCGCGCCCAGGTCAAACTCCGCGCCCGCCGCGGCAAGCGCGTCGCCGAACGGCTGCCCCTCCAGCAAGGCCTGCACGAAAGCGCCGCCCCCGGCGGGCAGGGCATGGGGGGCCGGGTCAAACCCGGGCCGCGTGATCAGAACATCCTCGGCGCGCGCCTGCGGTTTGGGGCTGCCCGGGGACATGGTGTAGCGATAGACCGACAACACCGGCCAGGCCGAGCGCAGCAACTGCACCGAAGGGGCCAGCACCAGTCGCGCCCGATCCAATGCCTCGTCAGGAAGACCCTGCAGCCGCGCCGGGTCCAGCGCCGGGGCATCCGCCGCGTGATAGCTTTGCCGCAACAGCAACTCCAACCGGGCCACATCCGGCAGATAGCCAAGCCCCTTGAGGGGCTCGAGCCCGGCCAGGAACTCGGCAAACCCGGCGCCATAGTGCATCATCAACGGGGACCGGGGCGGCGCCGCCCGCAGGAACATCCCCGCCGCCTTGGCAAAATTCTCGGGGCCGATCAGCCGCGCCACCGCCGGAAACCCGGCCTCCAACGCTTCGCGCAGCGACACCGCCACATTGTTGCGATAGACCGCATAGCGCCGCCCGGCCGCGCGTCCCGCGCCATCCAGCAGCCCCTCGGGCACCGGTGCGGACCCATCCAGAAGGCCCGCACGAAACGCGGCCTCGACCAGGCTCAGGGCTTCTTTGTGCTGCAAATATCCCGGGGGGGCCGCGTCAGCGGCGGGGGCAGAGCCCCCCTTGCCGGCGTCAGACAGGCTCATGCCATCACCCGCGCCAGCGCCGCCTCGGCCCGTCGCGCCTCGTCCCTCAAAACCGGCCAGTCCGGCACATCGGTATCCCATTCGACCAAGACGGGCTTGGGTCCGCAGCGGTCCAGAGTGTAATCCAGCAGGGTCCAGACCGGATCGGCCACGGCGCGCCCGTGGCTGTCGATCAGCAAGGGCGCGCCATGATCGGCCTCGTCCTCGTCATGACCGCCCAGATGCACTTCGCCGACGGCCTCCAGGTCAAAGGCGTCAATATAGCCTTGGGGCGAAAATCCAAGGTTCACGGCGGATACAAAGACGTTGTTCACGTCCAGCAGCAGCCCGCAGCCGGTCCGCCGCACGATTTCGCGCAGGAATGCCGGCTCTTCCCAGCTGCTTTCGGCAAAGGCCAGGTAAGACGACGGGTTCTCAAGCAGCATCTGGCGGCCCAGGGCCTCTTGCACTTCGTCGATATGGTCACAGACCCGCGCCAGCGTCACATCCGTATAGGGCAGCGGCAGCAGGTCGTTGTAGAAATGGCTGTCATGGGTCGACCAGGCCAGGTGCTCGGAAAAGCTGGCCGGGTTCAGCCAGCCGACCAGGTGTTTCAGCCGGGCAAGGTGGTCCGGATCAAGACGGCGCGCGCCGCCGATCGACAGGCCGACGCCGTGCACGGAAATGGGAAAGCGTTCGGACAAGGCGCGCAGCTGCGCCAGGGGGCGGCCACCGTCGCCCATGTAATTCTCGGCATGGACCTCCAGCCAGCCGACCGGGGCGGCCTGGTCCATGATCTGCGCATAGTGCTGCGGTTTATAGCCGACGCCGGGCAGGGGGGGCAGGGTCTGGGATTGGTCGAACATGGCGGCCTCGTGGTACAATGCAAGGTGGGGCGGGGGTGATCCCCCGCCCCGGGTCTTCGACTTACATCGGGATGTCACGCTCCAGCGCTTCGAGGCTGCCCATGCGCATCGTGCCATCGGCCATCGCGGGCAGTTCGATCTCGGCGCAGGTGCCGGCATCGACCAGCGTCCAGGCGTTGCCCTGGTAGTCGACTTTCGAGGTGCCAGCGCAGGTGGTGCCGGGGCCCGCGGCGCAGTCGTTTTCACCGGCCAGGCTGACGCCAAAGCACTTTTCCTGCTCGGCGGCCTGCACGCCGCTGGCGGCAAAAGACGCGGCAACGGCACCAACGAGGGCGGCGGTCTTGAGGGTCTTGGACATGGAACTTCCTTTCACTTGAGCGAGTTTGAAACTTGGCCGCCGGACGATCTGTCCTGCGGTGAACCAACTCTGCCCCGTGGCCGGTTAACAGGCCACTCACGGCCCCGTGCATCACGCCCCTGTCAGGAAACTGCCCTGCGGCGTGACCCTTTGCGCGCGCAGCAATCCAATGAAATCAGGCGCAAAGCAAAAGGCCCCGAAACGTTTCGGGGCCTTTCATCATGCTTCCAGTGCTGGAATGTTACAAAAGATCGGGCGGGGTCGCGTCCTGGGACAGCGAACTCACGATCTCTGTCAGCGATGTAACAGAGGTCTGCTTTTCCCCAAGCCGGCGCACGGTGACGGTGCGTTCCTCGACCTCGCGGTGGCCGATGGCCAGGATCACCGGCACCTTGCCCAGCGAATGTTCGCGGACCTTGTAGTTGATCTTTTCGTTGCGGATGTCCGCCTCGGCCCGCACCCCGGCTGCCTTCAGCGCGGCCACGACCTCGTGCACATAGTCATCGGCCTCCGACACGATCGAGGCGACGACCACCTGGCGCGGCGCCAGCCAGAACGGCAGCTTGCCGGCGTGTTCCTCGATCAGGATACCGATGAACCGCTCGAACGAGCCAAGGCAGGCACGGTGCAGCATCACCGGACGGTGTTTCGCCCCGTCCTGCCCGATATAGGTGGCGTCCAGCCGTTCGGGCAGCACGAAATCCACCTGGAAGGTGCCGCATTGCCAGACCCGGCCAATCGCGTCGGTCAGCGAAAATTCCAGCTTGGGTCCGTAAAAGGCGCCTTCGCCCGGGTTCATCGTCGGCTCGATCCCCGCGGCGCGGGTGGCCGCCAACAGCGCGGTTTCGGCCTTGTCCCAGACCTCGTCCGACCCGGCGCGCGTGTCCGGACGGTCCGAAAACAGGATGTCGAACTTGGCAAAGCCCAGGTCGCGATAGATATTCGACAAAAAGTCGATGAAGCGCTGACACTCCGAGGCAATCTGGTCCTCGGTCGCAAAGATATGCGCATCGTCCTGGGTAAAGCCGCGCACCCGCATGATGCCATGCAACGCGCCCGACGGCTCGTAGCGTGCGCAGGATCCGAATTCGGCCATGCGCAGCGGCAGGTCGCGATAGCTTTTCAGCCCGACCTTGAAGATTTCCACGTGGCAGGGGCAGTTCATCGGCTTGAGCGCGTTGACCGCCTTTTCGCGGGCGTGTTCTTCGTCGACTTCGACGATGAACATGTTTTCCTGGTACTTTTCCCAGTGCCCGGATTTTTCCCACAGCTTGCGGTCCACCACCTGCGGGGTGTTCACCTCGACATAGCCGCCCTTTTCCTGCTGGCGGCGCATGTAGTCCTGCAGCGTGGTGTAGATCTTCCAGCCGTTGGGGTGCCAGAAGATCTGGCCCGGGGCCTCTTCTTGCATGTGGAACAGGTCCATCTCGCGGCCCAGCTTGCGGTGGTCGCGCTTGGCGGCCTCTTCCAGCATGTGCAGGTGGGCGCGCAGGTCTTCCTTGTTCTTGAAGGCCACGCCGTAGATGCGTTGCAGCATCTGGCGGTTGCTGTCGCCGCGCCAATAGGCCCCGGCCACCGACATCAGCTTGAAGGCATCGCCGGGCACCTGGCCGGTATGTTGCAGATGCGGGCCGCGGCACAGGTCCTGCCAGTGGCCGTGCCAATACATGCGGATCGGTTCGTTGCCGGGAATGGCCTCGATCAGCTCGACCTTGTAGGGTTCGTTGTTGGCCTCGTAATACTTGATCGCGCGGTCGCGTTCCCAGACCTCGGTGGTCACGGGATCGCGCTTGTTGATGATCTCGCGCATCTTCTTTTCGATCTCGCCCAGGTCTTCTGGGGTGAAGGGTTCGGCGCGGTCGAAATCGTAATACCAGCCCTTTTCGATCACCGGGCCGATGGTCACGCGCACGTCGGGCCACAGCTCCTGCACGGCGCGGGCCATGATGTGCGCCAGGTCGTGACGGATCAGTTCCAGCGCCGGGGCGTCGTCTGCCATGGTGTTGATGGCGATCTGGCTGTCCGCCTCGATCGGCCATTGCAGATCCCAGTGCTGGCCGTTGACCACGGCCGAGATGGCCTTTTTGGCAAGGGATTTGGAGATGCCTTCGGCGACCTCGGCAGGGGTCACGCCCTTGTCGTAGCTGCGGCTTGCACCATCGGGGAAGGTCAGGGAAATCTGGCTCATGTGCCATGCTCCTCGTCAGTTTGGCGCCCACGGAACGCCCGGTTGCGGGTTATGTTTGTCGCGCTCTTTTGGCGATGCCGGGCGGGGCTGTCAAGCTGGGCCGGGAACCATCGGTGCGCGGGCGGCGTTTCGTCCCCGGGTGCGCCTGCCGGACCCGCAGCGAAAAGGACCCCGCATGAACGACGCCGTCGAGCAAGCCTATGAAACCCTGTCCGGAGCCAAGGCCCATGTCCCCGCCCCTGAGGCGCGCAACGGGCTGCGCCACGTGGTGTCGCTGTCCCTGACCAAGGTGGCCGATGGTCTGATCGACCCCAAGCTGGTGCTGTCCTGGCTGGGCGCTGCGCTGGGCGCGCCTGCCGCCGTCACCGGCCTGTTCGTGCCGATCCGCGAGGCCGGGGCGCTGTTGCCGCAGATCGCGCTGGCGGGCTGGGTGCAGGGCATGGCGCGGCGCAAATGGGCCTGGGTGCTGGGCGCGGCCGGGCAGGGCATCGCGGCGGCGGGCATCGCGCTGGCCGCGTTGACGCTGCA contains these protein-coding regions:
- a CDS encoding cold-shock protein; amino-acid sequence: MPNGTVKWFNTTKGYGFIAPDEGGKDVFVHISAVERSGLTGLADNQKVRYELREGRDGREMASDIKPI
- a CDS encoding arsenate reductase family protein; the encoded protein is MILYGLKTCDTCRKARRALPDAQFVDVRDDGVPAAVLADALAQFGQALVNTRSTTWRSLDEAERTLSPAQLLADHPTLMKRPLVVDGDRMVLGWDKAAQSALGVA
- a CDS encoding DoxX family protein; amino-acid sequence: MDRIITLHGRVFAAIERLGSGLLPLLARFVFAATLLGYFWASGMTKLGDGLLGFLRPSTGAYAQIFPKAMEAVTYDVSQLSVFHWLVVVAGTWAEFLLPLMIVIGLFTRLAALGMIGFVVVQSLTDLYGHGGIGHPGTLGAWFDRASDSLILDQRAFWVLLLITLVVKGAGALSVDRLLAVRMGAKAA
- a CDS encoding HvfC/BufC N-terminal domain-containing protein; translated protein: MQHKEALSLVEAAFRAGLLDGSAPVPEGLLDGAGRAAGRRYAVYRNNVAVSLREALEAGFPAVARLIGPENFAKAAGMFLRAAPPRSPLMMHYGAGFAEFLAGLEPLKGLGYLPDVARLELLLRQSYHAADAPALDPARLQGLPDEALDRARLVLAPSVQLLRSAWPVLSVYRYTMSPGSPKPQARAEDVLITRPGFDPAPHALPAGGGAFVQALLEGQPFGDALAAAGAEFDLGATLGLLLRAGALSDIETHH
- the bufB gene encoding MNIO family bufferin maturase — translated: MFDQSQTLPPLPGVGYKPQHYAQIMDQAAPVGWLEVHAENYMGDGGRPLAQLRALSERFPISVHGVGLSIGGARRLDPDHLARLKHLVGWLNPASFSEHLAWSTHDSHFYNDLLPLPYTDVTLARVCDHIDEVQEALGRQMLLENPSSYLAFAESSWEEPAFLREIVRRTGCGLLLDVNNVFVSAVNLGFSPQGYIDAFDLEAVGEVHLGGHDEDEADHGAPLLIDSHGRAVADPVWTLLDYTLDRCGPKPVLVEWDTDVPDWPVLRDEARRAEAALARVMA
- a CDS encoding BufA1 family periplasmic bufferin-type metallophore — encoded protein: MSKTLKTAALVGAVAASFAASGVQAAEQEKCFGVSLAGENDCAAGPGTTCAGTSKVDYQGNAWTLVDAGTCAEIELPAMADGTMRMGSLEALERDIPM
- the thrS gene encoding threonine--tRNA ligase, with the protein product MSQISLTFPDGASRSYDKGVTPAEVAEGISKSLAKKAISAVVNGQHWDLQWPIEADSQIAINTMADDAPALELIRHDLAHIMARAVQELWPDVRVTIGPVIEKGWYYDFDRAEPFTPEDLGEIEKKMREIINKRDPVTTEVWERDRAIKYYEANNEPYKVELIEAIPGNEPIRMYWHGHWQDLCRGPHLQHTGQVPGDAFKLMSVAGAYWRGDSNRQMLQRIYGVAFKNKEDLRAHLHMLEEAAKRDHRKLGREMDLFHMQEEAPGQIFWHPNGWKIYTTLQDYMRRQQEKGGYVEVNTPQVVDRKLWEKSGHWEKYQENMFIVEVDEEHAREKAVNALKPMNCPCHVEIFKVGLKSYRDLPLRMAEFGSCARYEPSGALHGIMRVRGFTQDDAHIFATEDQIASECQRFIDFLSNIYRDLGFAKFDILFSDRPDTRAGSDEVWDKAETALLAATRAAGIEPTMNPGEGAFYGPKLEFSLTDAIGRVWQCGTFQVDFVLPERLDATYIGQDGAKHRPVMLHRACLGSFERFIGILIEEHAGKLPFWLAPRQVVVASIVSEADDYVHEVVAALKAAGVRAEADIRNEKINYKVREHSLGKVPVILAIGHREVEERTVTVRRLGEKQTSVTSLTEIVSSLSQDATPPDLL